Part of the uncultured Campylobacter sp. genome is shown below.
GCGAGTCGTAATATGCGATAAATTTCATAATTGCTCCTATTTTGCGATTTTGCGATTAAATTTAGGCGCCGCAAACAGCGCCTAAATTTCCCAAATTTCTAAAATCTGCGGACAGATTTTAGCTACGCTTTGCTTAAATTTCGCCTTTTGCGCGCTACTCGGGTCGCCAAGGGCTTCAAATTTGCAAAAAAGCTCCGCGATCTTTAGCCAGCCCGCAAGATTTAGATCGAATTTTTTCAAATTTGCCTCAGACAAAAACTCCAAATCATGGTCGTAAAACGCGATCTCGCCGCCAGAGCTTAGCAACCAAAGATCGCCGCTGCCGCCGTCTGCAAATATACAAAACTCGCGCAACAGCCCGCTATCGCCCTCAAAAGGAAATTTTGCCGCGTCGTTGCAGCGTGCGATCTCGTGCTCTTTCAGCACTCTAAAATCGCCCGCAATCTCCCTGCCGAGGTATCCGCCCAGGATATTTTTAAGCTCGTTTTTGTTCAAAATTTAACTCCTCCGCTTTAGTTTCGTTTTTTGGCGTAGAGCATAAGAAAGCCGACCATCGCCGCGAAAATCACGCACATCGCAAGCGTCACGATGAGCGTGCCGTGCGCCGAGCCGCTTAAAAACAGCCCCGTCGTGTTCATCCCGAAAAAGCTCGTGATGAAATTTAGCGGCATCAGCAGCGACGAGATGATCGTGAGAATGTAGATGTTGCGGCTAATTTTGTCGTTTTTGAGACCCTGGATGAACTGATAGATATCCTCGATCCTGACGGCGTATTCGCTCATCACGCCTTTAAAAACGCCCGCTTCGTAGGCGTAGTTTTTCAGCTGCTTTTTCAGCGCCGGCTGCTCGTTTGCGCAGATGAGCAGCGCCTCGTAGAAATGCGAAATTTTGTTTTGAAATTTGCGGATTTCGTATTTTAGGACAGAGTGCCTTTTCATAAATTTTGAAAAATCGCCTCGGCGCGTGTAGATCTTTTCGTAATTCTCAAGCTCTGCGGAGTGCTCTAAAATTTTATCGCGATACTGCGCTAGGATCTTTTTGACGACCGCGAAAAACTCCGCCTCGCTGCTAAGCCGCACCTCGGCGGCACCCTCCTGCAAATAGATCGCGTCCGCGTCGAAAATAAAGCGGTAGTTTTGCTCGCGTGGCGCGTCCGTTACGAAGTACACATACTCGCGATCCTCGGCGTAGTAGTAGCCCGAAACGCTGCGCTTTTCGGTAATCGGGTTCAATGAAGCCTCCTTATTCAATCGTTTTAAATTTACGGAATTTCAGAATTTTGCTTAAATTTACGGAATTTTGAAATTCCGCTGCCGATCAGAATTCTGAAATTTCGCCGCCAATAGGAATTCTAAAATTCCGTCGCCACTTAAATTTTATCGTATTTGGAATTTCAAAATTCTTTTGCGCTTGGAATTTTAAAATTTTGTGAGCTGTAAATTTCGGCTAAATTTTAAAATTTAGCATGCCGTAATTCAACCCCTATTAAAATTTAACGCGAGCCGCTAGGCTCGCCCCTTGAGCGTGCCAGGGGTTGGGGGATTTTAAGGGGGAAGGGGAGCGCTCTCGCAAAACGAGCATAGCGACGCAAGGCTTAGCCTGGCGGCGTTTCTTGCGAGCGCAGCGAAGCAGAGTAAGTAGCGCCCCTTCCCCCTTAAGAGAAAACGTCGCCACGACCTAATCTCTAGAGATAAAATTTTATATAGTGAAATTTTAAATTCCAAATTTATATTGCCGTTTCGCTATTTGTAAATTTAAAAGTAGCACTTGCCTTTATAAAATTCCGTTTAAATTTTAACCCACGATATGTTTCTCTTGGGGCGGGAAGGGGGCTTGAATTGCGAGGTCGCTCCCCTTCCCGCCCCAAGCCCCACCCAACCCCCGACGACGCTTTATAAGGGGCGAGCTTTCAGCTCGCGTTAAATTCTTTTTATTGCGGCTTGCGCCGCATAAAATTTTAGAATTTCAATCCGAGTCCTCCACATTTCAAATTTAAAACTTGGACTAAATTTAAAATTTAAAGCCGAGGATAAATTTCAAAATCCTGCGGGGAAATTCTGCGTTAAAAGTACCCATGCTCTTGCAAAACCTCGGCGAAGGCATAGATGAAATGAGCGAATTCCGCATCGTCCGCGCTCGCGTCTGAAGCGAAAGGGCCTTCGAGCCAAAGTCTAAAGCGAGACGACCTTTGAGCCGAAGCCTCCTTCTGCGGGCGTGCCGTCGCGAAACCCCTTGACGCTCGGGTGCGATTTTAAAAACTCCTTGACCGCGTAAGCGAGCTTGCCCGTACCGATGCCGTGTTTTACGATGATCTCATCAAAGCCCATCACGAGGCTTTGGCTGATGAATTTATCGAGCCTGCTGATCGCTTCCTCGGCGCGCAAGCCGTGCAGATCGAGCACGAGCGACGCGGAGGCGGGCTTTTGCACCTTGATGCTGATATTTTTTGCGGGCGCGGGCGCCGCACCGCTGCGCTTTAGCTCGCCAAGCGGCACGCGTAGCCTGATGCCGTCGCTTAGCATCAGCGCCTGGGTTTTGCTGAGCGATAAAATTTCGCCCTTGATCTTGCCGTATTTTACGCGATCGCCCACCTTGAAGCTTTGCGACTCGGGCGCGCTGAGCTCCGGCTGCTGCACAGCCCGTGCGAGCTCGTTTGCGCGGTTTATGGCGCGCTGCTTTTCGCGCACGTCGCTTAGGCTTACGCTGCGTTTGGCCTCCGAAATTGCGCGGTAGTATTCGTTTTGTAGCCTTGAAAGTTCCGCCTTCAGCTCGCTTTGCGCGCGCTCGCGCTGATCTTTTAGCGCCTCGCTCAGCGCGTCTAATTTTTCCTCTTTTTGCTGCGTCTGGGCTAGTTTTTGTTTTAGCTCAAGCTCTAAATTTATCGCTTTTGAGATCGCTTCGTTCAGGTTTTCTTTGTTTTCGCCGTAGTTTTTGCGCGCCGCGGCGATCAAATTTTGCGCTATGCCGTAGCGCAGCGCGGTTTCAAAGGCGTAGGATTTGCCGATCGTACCCTTTAAAAACTCATATTTCGGCGCGCTGTTTTTCTCGTCGTAAAGCGCCGCCAGCAGCTCCACGCGTGGATCCTTTGCAAGCAGCATCGCTAGGCGCTTGTGATGGGTGGTGATGATCATCTTCACGTCGCCGCTTATCAGCTGCTCGATCATCGCGCCGTATAGGCTCGCAGCCTCCTCAAAATCGGTACCTAGCTCGATCTCATCGACGCCGATTAGAATTTCTTTGCGTCCGAACAGCTTGCTAAAGGCAACCATCCTGCCCGCGAAGGTCGAGATATCGTTTTTGGAGTTTTGCGGATCCTCCATTATGAGCTCGAACTCTTTAAAGGTGCCGATGCGGCTGAGGCTTGCGCGAATAGGCATCGGAAGGAGGTACTTAGCTAGCAGCGCCGCGCTTAGAATGCTTTTTAAAAGCATAGATTTTCCGCCCGCATTCACGCCGGTGATGAGCAGAATTTTACCCGTAAATTCGACGCTCACGCGCTTTGGATTTTTAAGCGCGGGGTGGGCGAAGCCGTCTAGGACGATGTCGCGCGAGGGCTCAGGCAGGATGAACTCATAATCGCTCGCTCTTGCCATCGCAGCGCGTGCAATCAGCGCATCGATCTGATCAAAGGCGGCGTTTATAAATTTCAGAAAGGCTAAGTTTTTATTAAAAACCGTGCTAATCTGCTTGCAGTGCTCGAAAACGATCTGCTCTTTCTTATCCAAAATCGCGCTTT
Proteins encoded:
- a CDS encoding endonuclease MutS2 — translated: MISDELFTRLDLSEYLAKFKSFLAREKPLFLSGDSKLNFEKISELTKFDLAQCESVANLDDALMRISKHGVLHISEIYEFSKIVRYFAYLKKQPFEGKLAAWLAKIEIPQPIAQLKDYFDDQGGFRDAIDERFGALNEAFKIKRDEIEQTLKRLIYSKALSPYLADTQIHYISDTEALLVRGGFNHVLKGSVVARSSGGYFYVLPDAIAALKSAQSAILDKKEQIVFEHCKQISTVFNKNLAFLKFINAAFDQIDALIARAAMARASDYEFILPEPSRDIVLDGFAHPALKNPKRVSVEFTGKILLITGVNAGGKSMLLKSILSAALLAKYLLPMPIRASLSRIGTFKEFELIMEDPQNSKNDISTFAGRMVAFSKLFGRKEILIGVDEIELGTDFEEAASLYGAMIEQLISGDVKMIITTHHKRLAMLLAKDPRVELLAALYDEKNSAPKYEFLKGTIGKSYAFETALRYGIAQNLIAAARKNYGENKENLNEAISKAINLELELKQKLAQTQQKEEKLDALSEALKDQRERAQSELKAELSRLQNEYYRAISEAKRSVSLSDVREKQRAINRANELARAVQQPELSAPESQSFKVGDRVKYGKIKGEILSLSKTQALMLSDGIRLRVPLGELKRSGAAPAPAKNISIKVQKPASASLVLDLHGLRAEEAISRLDKFISQSLVMGFDEIIVKHGIGTGKLAYAVKEFLKSHPSVKGFRDGTPAEGGFGSKVVSL
- a CDS encoding CorA family divalent cation transporter produces the protein MNPITEKRSVSGYYYAEDREYVYFVTDAPREQNYRFIFDADAIYLQEGAAEVRLSSEAEFFAVVKKILAQYRDKILEHSAELENYEKIYTRRGDFSKFMKRHSVLKYEIRKFQNKISHFYEALLICANEQPALKKQLKNYAYEAGVFKGVMSEYAVRIEDIYQFIQGLKNDKISRNIYILTIISSLLMPLNFITSFFGMNTTGLFLSGSAHGTLIVTLAMCVIFAAMVGFLMLYAKKRN